The following are encoded together in the Arvicanthis niloticus isolate mArvNil1 chromosome 9, mArvNil1.pat.X, whole genome shotgun sequence genome:
- the C9H2orf68 gene encoding UPF0561 protein C2orf68 homolog — protein MEASRDPGPGLCCKPGGRLDMSHGFVHHIRRNQIARDDYDKKVKQAAKEKARRRHTPAPTRPRKPDLQVYLPRHRDGSTHPVNPDCEESSESSSSGGSELEPPGRQLFCLEYEADSGEVTSVIVYQDDDPRRVSEEVSAHTPLDPAMREALRLRIQEELAKRQRRH, from the exons ATGGAGGCGTCCCGGGATCCCGGCCCGGGGTTGTGCTGCAAGCCCGGCGGGCGTCTGGACATGAGCCACGGCTTCGTACACCACATCCGTCGGAACCAGATCGCTCG GGACGACTACGACAAGAAGGTGAAGCAGGCGGCCAAGGAGAAGGCGAGGAGGCGCCACACGCCCGCGCCCACGCGGCCCCGCAAGCCAGACCTACAGGTGTACCTGCCGCGCCACCGAG ATGGCTCTACCCACCCTGTGAACCCAGACTGTGAGGAGTCCAGCGAAAGCAGCAGTAGTGGAGGCTCTGAGCTGGAGCCTCCTGGCCGCCAGCTCTTCTGTTTAGAATATGAGGCGGACAGTGGAGAGGTCACATCAGTTATTGTATATCAG GACGATGATCCCAGAAGGGTGAGTGAGGAAGTATCAGCACACACACCTCTGGATCCAGCCATGCGAGAGGCCCTCAGATTGCGCATCCAGGAGGAACTTGCAAAGCGCCAGAGACGACACTGA
- the Tmem150a gene encoding transmembrane protein 150A isoform X1 gives MTAWILLPVSLSAFSITGIWTVYAMAVMNRHVCPVENWSYNESCSPDPAEQGGPKTCCTLNDVPLISKCGTYPPESCLFSLIGNMGAFMVALICLLRYGQLLEQSRHSWINTTALITGCTNAAGLVVVGNFQVDHAKSLHYVGTGLAFSAGLLFVCLHCVLFYHGATTPLDMAMAYLRSVLAVIAFITLILSGVFFLHESSQLQHGAALCEWVFVLDILIFYGTFSYEFGAVSSDTLVAALQPAPGRACKSSGSSSTSTHLNCAPESIAMI, from the exons ATGACCGCCTGGATCCTTCTTCCTGTCAGTCTGTCAGCCTTCTCCATCACCGGCATATGGACTGT GTATGCCATGGCCGTGATGAACCGCCACGTGTGCCCAGTGGAGAACTG GTCCTACAATGAGTCCTGCTCTCCTGACCCTGCTGAACAAGGGGGCCCTAAGACCTGCTGCACCCTCAATGACGTTCCTCTTATCAG CAAGTGTGGCACATACCCACCAGAGAGCTGCCTCTTCAGCCTCATTGGCAACATGGGTGCTTTTATGG tggccctCATCTGCCTCCTCCGGTACGGGCAGCTCCTTGAGCAGAGCCGGCATTCCTGGATCAACACCACTGCACTCATCACAGGTTGCACCAACGCTGCAGGCCTCGTGGTGGTCGGCAATTTCCAG GTGGACCATGCCAAGTCTCTACACTACGTCGGAACTGGTCTGGCCTTCTCTGCTGGGCTGCTCTTTGTGTGCCTACACTGTGTTCTCTTCTACCATGGGGCCACCACCCCCCTGGACATGGCTATGGCCTACCTTCGAAGTGTGCTGGCTGTCATCGCCTTCATCACCCTGATCCTTA GTGGAGTCTTCTTCCTCCACGAGAGTTCTCAGCTACAGCATGGAGCTGCCCTGTGTGAATGGGTGTTTGTCCTCGATATTCTCATTTTCTATGGCACCTTCAGCTATGAGTTCGGGGCAGTCTCCTCAGACACACTGGTGGCTGCACTACAGCCTGCCCCCGGGAGGGCCTGCAAGTCCTCTGGGAGCAGCAGCACCTCTACCCACCTCAACTGTGCTCCGGAGAGTATTGCCATGATCTGA
- the Tmem150a gene encoding transmembrane protein 150A isoform X2 produces MAVMNRHVCPVENWSYNESCSPDPAEQGGPKTCCTLNDVPLISKCGTYPPESCLFSLIGNMGAFMVALICLLRYGQLLEQSRHSWINTTALITGCTNAAGLVVVGNFQVDHAKSLHYVGTGLAFSAGLLFVCLHCVLFYHGATTPLDMAMAYLRSVLAVIAFITLILSGVFFLHESSQLQHGAALCEWVFVLDILIFYGTFSYEFGAVSSDTLVAALQPAPGRACKSSGSSSTSTHLNCAPESIAMI; encoded by the exons ATGGCCGTGATGAACCGCCACGTGTGCCCAGTGGAGAACTG GTCCTACAATGAGTCCTGCTCTCCTGACCCTGCTGAACAAGGGGGCCCTAAGACCTGCTGCACCCTCAATGACGTTCCTCTTATCAG CAAGTGTGGCACATACCCACCAGAGAGCTGCCTCTTCAGCCTCATTGGCAACATGGGTGCTTTTATGG tggccctCATCTGCCTCCTCCGGTACGGGCAGCTCCTTGAGCAGAGCCGGCATTCCTGGATCAACACCACTGCACTCATCACAGGTTGCACCAACGCTGCAGGCCTCGTGGTGGTCGGCAATTTCCAG GTGGACCATGCCAAGTCTCTACACTACGTCGGAACTGGTCTGGCCTTCTCTGCTGGGCTGCTCTTTGTGTGCCTACACTGTGTTCTCTTCTACCATGGGGCCACCACCCCCCTGGACATGGCTATGGCCTACCTTCGAAGTGTGCTGGCTGTCATCGCCTTCATCACCCTGATCCTTA GTGGAGTCTTCTTCCTCCACGAGAGTTCTCAGCTACAGCATGGAGCTGCCCTGTGTGAATGGGTGTTTGTCCTCGATATTCTCATTTTCTATGGCACCTTCAGCTATGAGTTCGGGGCAGTCTCCTCAGACACACTGGTGGCTGCACTACAGCCTGCCCCCGGGAGGGCCTGCAAGTCCTCTGGGAGCAGCAGCACCTCTACCCACCTCAACTGTGCTCCGGAGAGTATTGCCATGATCTGA
- the Rnf181 gene encoding E3 ubiquitin-protein ligase RNF181 isoform X3 → MASYFDEHDCEPLNPEREARNNMLLELARRVRGAWSWAPGSRSLFNRMDFEDLGLVDWEHHLPPPAAKAVVESLPRTVISSSKADLKCPVCLLEFEEEETVIEMPCHHLFHSNCILPWLSKTNSCPLCRYELPTDDDSYEEHKKDKAAAAAPPGEPPRSHVHLRQQLGLRAKPL, encoded by the exons ATGGCGTCTTATTTTGATGAGCACGACTGCGAGCCGTTGAACCCTGAGCGTGAGGCCCGTAACAACATGTTGCTGGAACTCGCGAGAAGAGTGCGCGGGGCTTGGAGCTGGGCCCCGGGCAGCAG ATCACTCTTTAATAGGATGGACTTTGAGGACCTGGGATTGGTAGATTGGGAGCACCACCTCCCCCCACCGGCTGCCAAGGCTGTGGTGGAGAGCCTCCCTAGAACAGTCATCAGTAGCTCCAAGGCTG ATCTCAAGTGCCCCGTGTGTCTTTTGGAGTTTGAGGAGGAGGAGACTGTCATTGAGATGCCCTGCCATCACCTCTTCCATTCTAACTGCATTCTGCCCTGGCTAAGTAAG ACAAACTCCTGCCCTCTGTGCCGCTATGAGCTGCCCACCGATGACGACAGTTATGAAGAGCACAAGAAAGACAAG gcagcagcagcagcaccgcCTGGAGAACCTCCACGGAGCCATGTACACCTGAGGCAGCAGCTAGGGCTGAGAGCTAAGCCTCTGTGA
- the Rnf181 gene encoding E3 ubiquitin-protein ligase RNF181 isoform X1, translating into MASYFDEHDCEPLNPEREARNNMLLELARRVRGAWSWAPGSRSLFNRMDFEDLGLVDWEHHLPPPAAKAVVESLPRTVISSSKADLKCPVCLLEFEEEETVIEMPCHHLFHSNCILPWLSKTNSCPLCRYELPTDDDSYEEHKKDKARRQQQQHRLENLHGAMYT; encoded by the exons ATGGCGTCTTATTTTGATGAGCACGACTGCGAGCCGTTGAACCCTGAGCGTGAGGCCCGTAACAACATGTTGCTGGAACTCGCGAGAAGAGTGCGCGGGGCTTGGAGCTGGGCCCCGGGCAGCAG ATCACTCTTTAATAGGATGGACTTTGAGGACCTGGGATTGGTAGATTGGGAGCACCACCTCCCCCCACCGGCTGCCAAGGCTGTGGTGGAGAGCCTCCCTAGAACAGTCATCAGTAGCTCCAAGGCTG ATCTCAAGTGCCCCGTGTGTCTTTTGGAGTTTGAGGAGGAGGAGACTGTCATTGAGATGCCCTGCCATCACCTCTTCCATTCTAACTGCATTCTGCCCTGGCTAAGTAAG ACAAACTCCTGCCCTCTGTGCCGCTATGAGCTGCCCACCGATGACGACAGTTATGAAGAGCACAAGAAAGACAAG GCtcggaggcagcagcagcagcaccgcCTGGAGAACCTCCACGGAGCCATGTACACCTGA
- the Rnf181 gene encoding E3 ubiquitin-protein ligase RNF181 isoform X2, with translation MDFEDLGLVDWEHHLPPPAAKAVVESLPRTVISSSKADLKCPVCLLEFEEEETVIEMPCHHLFHSNCILPWLSKTNSCPLCRYELPTDDDSYEEHKKDKARRQQQQHRLENLHGAMYT, from the exons ATGGACTTTGAGGACCTGGGATTGGTAGATTGGGAGCACCACCTCCCCCCACCGGCTGCCAAGGCTGTGGTGGAGAGCCTCCCTAGAACAGTCATCAGTAGCTCCAAGGCTG ATCTCAAGTGCCCCGTGTGTCTTTTGGAGTTTGAGGAGGAGGAGACTGTCATTGAGATGCCCTGCCATCACCTCTTCCATTCTAACTGCATTCTGCCCTGGCTAAGTAAG ACAAACTCCTGCCCTCTGTGCCGCTATGAGCTGCCCACCGATGACGACAGTTATGAAGAGCACAAGAAAGACAAG GCtcggaggcagcagcagcagcaccgcCTGGAGAACCTCCACGGAGCCATGTACACCTGA
- the Vamp5 gene encoding vesicle-associated membrane protein 5, producing MAEKELKRCQQQADEVTEIMLNNFDKVLEREGKLAELEQRSDQLLDMSSAFSKTTKALAQQKRWENIRCRVYLGLAVAGGLLIILIVLLVIFLPSDEDSSKP from the exons gcagagaaagaattgaAGCGATGCCAGCAGCAGGCGGACGAAGTGACGGAAATCATGCTCAACAACTTCGACAAGGTCCTGGAGCGCGAGGGCAAGCTGGCAGAGTTGGAGCAGCGCTCAGACCAGCTCCTGGACATG AGTTCAGCCTTCAGCAAAACAACCAAAGCTTTAGCCCAGCAGAAGCGCTGGGAGAATATCCGGTGCCGAGTCTACTTGGGGCTAGCAGTGGCTGGTGGCCTGCTCATCATCCTGATTGTGCTGCTGGTCATCTTTCTTCCAAGTGATGAGGACAGTAGTAAACCATAG